From the genome of Biomphalaria glabrata chromosome 1, xgBioGlab47.1, whole genome shotgun sequence, one region includes:
- the LOC106073796 gene encoding cyclic AMP-responsive element-binding protein 1-like isoform X2: protein MSAGNGPGTADIENGTQGISVVHVSIPNQAIQVQPVIQANPTVIHSAGNYQTIQVVRVATVDDDLSSDDSDAKKRREILARRPSYRKILNDLSSPVNKMEDDSNSSQSQDGQEYVQSGTLQLTAHGDATPATQGLQTLTMTNASPTSASNSTGGTTIVQYAQGPDGQFYIPVGGTNVQAYQIPGSLAQGVVMTGVTGSPISSPQHMSEEGSRKRELRLLKNREAARECRRKKKEYVKCLENRVAVLENQNKTLIEELKALKELYCQKDA from the exons atgtcagcAGGAAATGGTCCTGGAACAGCTGACATTGAAAATGGCACCCAGGGCATTTCAGTGGTCCATGTGAGCATTCCTAACCAAGCCATACAGGTTCAGCCTGTCATTCAGGCAAACCCAACTGTCATTCACAGCGCAGGCAATTATCAGACAATCCAAGTTGTTAgg GTTGCAACTGTTGATGACGATTTGTCATCTGATGACTCTGATGCCAAAAAGAGAAGGGAAATCCTAGCAAGAAGACCATCTTATAG GAAAATTCTGAATGATCTTTCCTCTCCTGTTAATAAAATGGAAGATGATTCAAACAGCAGTCAAAGTCAAGACGGTCAAGAAT ATGTTCAAAGTGGCACATTACAGCTAACTGCACATGGTGATGCTACACCTGCTACTCAAGGTTTACAAACATTAACAATGACTAATGCAAGTCCCACTTCTGCTTCAAACTCTACAGGTGGAACAACTATTGTACAGTATGCACAAGGACCAGATGGCCAATTTTATATAccag TTGGAGGTACAAATGTTCAGGCATATCAGATACCTGGTTCCTTAGCACAAGGTGTTGTTATGACTGGTGTTACTGGTAGTCCTATTTCATCCCCGCAGCATATGTCAGAAGAAGGTTCACGTAAAAGGGAACTTCGTTTATTAAAAAATAG aGAAGCAGCAAGAGAATGTCgacggaaaaaaaaagagtatgtAAAATGTCTGGAAAACAGAGTTGCAGTTTTGGagaatcaaaataaaacattaattgAGGAATTAAAAGCTCTGAAAGAACTTTACTGCCAAAAGGATGCATGA
- the LOC106073796 gene encoding cyclic AMP-responsive element-binding protein 1-like isoform X4: MERLQLEVATVDDDLSSDDSDAKKRREILARRPSYRKILNDLSSPVNKMEDDSNSSQSQDGQEYVQSGTLQLTAHGDATPATQGLQTLTMTNASPTSASNSTGGTTIVQYAQGPDGQFYIPVGGTNVQAYQIPGSLAQGVVMTGVTGSPISSPQHMSEEGSRKRELRLLKNREAARECRRKKKEYVKCLENRVAVLENQNKTLIEELKALKELYCQKDA, from the exons ATGGAGCGACTACAGCTCGAG GTTGCAACTGTTGATGACGATTTGTCATCTGATGACTCTGATGCCAAAAAGAGAAGGGAAATCCTAGCAAGAAGACCATCTTATAG GAAAATTCTGAATGATCTTTCCTCTCCTGTTAATAAAATGGAAGATGATTCAAACAGCAGTCAAAGTCAAGACGGTCAAGAAT ATGTTCAAAGTGGCACATTACAGCTAACTGCACATGGTGATGCTACACCTGCTACTCAAGGTTTACAAACATTAACAATGACTAATGCAAGTCCCACTTCTGCTTCAAACTCTACAGGTGGAACAACTATTGTACAGTATGCACAAGGACCAGATGGCCAATTTTATATAccag TTGGAGGTACAAATGTTCAGGCATATCAGATACCTGGTTCCTTAGCACAAGGTGTTGTTATGACTGGTGTTACTGGTAGTCCTATTTCATCCCCGCAGCATATGTCAGAAGAAGGTTCACGTAAAAGGGAACTTCGTTTATTAAAAAATAG aGAAGCAGCAAGAGAATGTCgacggaaaaaaaaagagtatgtAAAATGTCTGGAAAACAGAGTTGCAGTTTTGGagaatcaaaataaaacattaattgAGGAATTAAAAGCTCTGAAAGAACTTTACTGCCAAAAGGATGCATGA
- the LOC106073796 gene encoding cyclic AMP-responsive element-binding protein 1-like isoform X3 has translation MVYFDVATTYSTNLSTPIAAKLVTKNMSAGNGPGTADIENGTQGISVVHVSIPNQAIQVQPVIQANPTVIHSAGNYQTIQVVRVATVDDDLSSDDSDAKKRREILARRPSYRKILNDLSSPVNKMEDDSNSSQSQDGQECGTTIVQYAQGPDGQFYIPVGGTNVQAYQIPGSLAQGVVMTGVTGSPISSPQHMSEEGSRKRELRLLKNREAARECRRKKKEYVKCLENRVAVLENQNKTLIEELKALKELYCQKDA, from the exons ATGGTGTATTTTGACGTGGCGACTACGTATTCTACAAATTTATCCACTCCGATTGCAGCAAAGTTGGTGACGAAAA acatgtcagcAGGAAATGGTCCTGGAACAGCTGACATTGAAAATGGCACCCAGGGCATTTCAGTGGTCCATGTGAGCATTCCTAACCAAGCCATACAGGTTCAGCCTGTCATTCAGGCAAACCCAACTGTCATTCACAGCGCAGGCAATTATCAGACAATCCAAGTTGTTAgg GTTGCAACTGTTGATGACGATTTGTCATCTGATGACTCTGATGCCAAAAAGAGAAGGGAAATCCTAGCAAGAAGACCATCTTATAG GAAAATTCTGAATGATCTTTCCTCTCCTGTTAATAAAATGGAAGATGATTCAAACAGCAGTCAAAGTCAAGACGGTCAAGAAT GTGGAACAACTATTGTACAGTATGCACAAGGACCAGATGGCCAATTTTATATAccag TTGGAGGTACAAATGTTCAGGCATATCAGATACCTGGTTCCTTAGCACAAGGTGTTGTTATGACTGGTGTTACTGGTAGTCCTATTTCATCCCCGCAGCATATGTCAGAAGAAGGTTCACGTAAAAGGGAACTTCGTTTATTAAAAAATAG aGAAGCAGCAAGAGAATGTCgacggaaaaaaaaagagtatgtAAAATGTCTGGAAAACAGAGTTGCAGTTTTGGagaatcaaaataaaacattaattgAGGAATTAAAAGCTCTGAAAGAACTTTACTGCCAAAAGGATGCATGA
- the LOC106073796 gene encoding cyclic AMP-responsive element-binding protein 1-like isoform X1: MVYFDVATTYSTNLSTPIAAKLVTKNMSAGNGPGTADIENGTQGISVVHVSIPNQAIQVQPVIQANPTVIHSAGNYQTIQVVRVATVDDDLSSDDSDAKKRREILARRPSYRKILNDLSSPVNKMEDDSNSSQSQDGQEYVQSGTLQLTAHGDATPATQGLQTLTMTNASPTSASNSTGGTTIVQYAQGPDGQFYIPVGGTNVQAYQIPGSLAQGVVMTGVTGSPISSPQHMSEEGSRKRELRLLKNREAARECRRKKKEYVKCLENRVAVLENQNKTLIEELKALKELYCQKDA, encoded by the exons ATGGTGTATTTTGACGTGGCGACTACGTATTCTACAAATTTATCCACTCCGATTGCAGCAAAGTTGGTGACGAAAA acatgtcagcAGGAAATGGTCCTGGAACAGCTGACATTGAAAATGGCACCCAGGGCATTTCAGTGGTCCATGTGAGCATTCCTAACCAAGCCATACAGGTTCAGCCTGTCATTCAGGCAAACCCAACTGTCATTCACAGCGCAGGCAATTATCAGACAATCCAAGTTGTTAgg GTTGCAACTGTTGATGACGATTTGTCATCTGATGACTCTGATGCCAAAAAGAGAAGGGAAATCCTAGCAAGAAGACCATCTTATAG GAAAATTCTGAATGATCTTTCCTCTCCTGTTAATAAAATGGAAGATGATTCAAACAGCAGTCAAAGTCAAGACGGTCAAGAAT ATGTTCAAAGTGGCACATTACAGCTAACTGCACATGGTGATGCTACACCTGCTACTCAAGGTTTACAAACATTAACAATGACTAATGCAAGTCCCACTTCTGCTTCAAACTCTACAGGTGGAACAACTATTGTACAGTATGCACAAGGACCAGATGGCCAATTTTATATAccag TTGGAGGTACAAATGTTCAGGCATATCAGATACCTGGTTCCTTAGCACAAGGTGTTGTTATGACTGGTGTTACTGGTAGTCCTATTTCATCCCCGCAGCATATGTCAGAAGAAGGTTCACGTAAAAGGGAACTTCGTTTATTAAAAAATAG aGAAGCAGCAAGAGAATGTCgacggaaaaaaaaagagtatgtAAAATGTCTGGAAAACAGAGTTGCAGTTTTGGagaatcaaaataaaacattaattgAGGAATTAAAAGCTCTGAAAGAACTTTACTGCCAAAAGGATGCATGA